One window of Pyrus communis chromosome 12, drPyrComm1.1, whole genome shotgun sequence genomic DNA carries:
- the LOC137710640 gene encoding nuclear poly(A) polymerase 1-like isoform X1 produces the protein MGSPALSNRNNGQRLGITEPISLGGPTEYDVIKTRELEKYLQDAGLYESQEEAVGREEVLGRLDQIVKTWVKTISRAKGLNEQLVHEANAKIFTFGSYRLGVHGPGADIDTLCVGPRHATREGDFFGELHRMLSEMSEVTELHPVPDAHVPVMKFKFSGVSIDLLYAQLALWVVPEDLDISQDSILQNADEQTVRSLNGCRVTDQILRLVPNIQSFRTTLRCMRLWAKHRGVYSNVTGFLGGINWAILVARICQLYPNALPNMLVSRFFRVYTQWRWPNPVMLCAIEDGSLRLQVWDPRRYIKDTYHLMPIITPAYPSMNSSYNVSASTLRIMLEEFQRGNEICEAMEANKADWDTLFEFYAFFEAYKNYLRIDISAENADDFRQWKGWVESRLRQLTLKIEKYTNDMLQCHPHPGDFSDRSRPFHSSFFMGLQRKQGVPVTEGKQFDIRGIVEEFKNAVNVYTLLKTGMAIRVSHVKRRNIPNFVFPGGVRPLRPSKVTWDSRRSSELKASGDAQAEKSCEGNGSDSGQKRKRVDDNLETDSRDAKSLRLCSGEGKADLDGSDSGQKRKRVDDNVETDSRHAKSLHLCSEEVREASPPISNVSSRSTKCDSIDANKNHNNNVKFSIGKMENPADIPCQNGQTEVSLRYNPPVDSLSSAVNTSNCKEDALEKIMVGPYVSHQALPEVDELEDDLEYRHLVKDLSGNMKGSQMEASKESVSVATPVNYSNGAGPSTDLYNGGLEELEPAELMAPLSNGTPSPPLAQRKPIIRLNFTSLAKAAGKSS, from the exons ATGGGGAGCCCTGCATTAAGCAACCGAAATAACGGGCAGCGGTTAGGCATTACAGAGCCCATTTCTCTGGGCGGGCCGACGGAGTATGATGTGATCAAAACTCGAGAACTCGAAAAG TATTTGCAAGATGCTGGATTGTATGAGAGTCAGGAAGAGGCTGTGGGTAGGGAGGAGGTTCTTGGCAGGCTAGACCAg ATTGTGAAGACGTGGGTTAAAACAATTAGCCGGGCGAAGGGCTTGAATGAGCAACTGGTGCATGAAGCAAATGCTAAGATTTTCACCTTTGGTTCATATCGGCTAGGG GTTCATGGCCCTGGAGCAGATATAGACACACTCTGTGTTGGACCTAGACATGCAACTCGAGAA GGAGATTTCTTTGGCGAACTTCATAGGATGCTGTCTGAGATGTCTGAAGTGACAGAGTTGCATCCTGTTCCTGATGCTCACGTCCCTGTTATGAAATTCAAGTTCAGTGGGGTTTCAATAGATCTTCTTTATGCACAACTAGCACTTTGGGTTGTTCCTGAA GACTTGGATATATCACAAGACTCAATACTACAGAATGCAGATGAACAGACAGTTCGTAGTCTCAACGGCTGTAGAGTAACAGACCAAATTCTGCGTTTAGTCCCTAACATTCAG AGTTTCCGCACAACATTGAGATGCATGAGGTTATGGGCAAAGCATCGTGGTGTTTATTCAAAT GTTACAGGTTTTCTTGGTGGTATAAACTGGGCAATTCTTGTTGCTCGCATATGCCAACTTTACCCGAATGCACTGCCTAATATGCTAGTTTCTCGGTTCTTCAGGGTATATACTCAGTGGCGTTGGCCAAATCCAGTCATGCTTTGTGCTATTGAAGATGGGTCTCTTCGACTTCAGGTTTGGGATCCTAGAAGATATATAAAGGACACATATCATTTGATGCCTATAATTACTCCGGCTTATCCCAGCATGAACTCTAGTTACAATGTGTCTGCAAGTACTTTGCGTATCATGTTAGAGGAGTTTCAGAGGGGTAATGAAATTTGTGAG GCTATGGAAGCAAATAAGGCTGATTGGGATACCCTTTTTGAGTTTTATGCTTTCTTTGAAGCGTACAAGAATTATTTACGGATAGACATCAGTGCAGAAAATGCTGATGACTTTAGACAATGGAAAGGTTGGGTTGAGTCTCGTCTCCGTCAACTAACCCTGAAG ATTGAGAAGTACACAAATGACATGCTGCAGTGTCACCCACATCCAGGTGATTTTTCAGACAGATCGAGACCTTTTCATAGTTCTTTCTTTATGGGCCTGCAACGAAAACAAGGAGTTCCAGTCACTGAAGGCAAACAGTTTGACATAAGGGGAATTGTTGAGGAATTTAAGAATGCTGTCAACGTTTACACATTATTGAAGACTGGAATGGCGATCCGTGTATCCCATGTAAAACGCAGGAACATTCCTAATTTTGTGTTTCCTGGTGGTGTTCGACCTTTGCGCCCATCTAAAGTTACTTGGGACAGCAGGCGGAGTTCAGAACTGAAGGCTTCTGGTGATGCCCAAGCAGAGAAATCGTGTGAAGGAAATGGATCAGATAGTGGACAGAAGAGAAAGCGGGTGGATGATAATTTAGAGACTGACTCAAGGGATGCCAAGTCTTTACGTCTCTGCAGTGGGGAAGGTAAAGCTGATTTAGATGGATCAGACAGTGGACAGAAGAGAAAGCGGGTGGATGATAATGTAGAGACTGACTCAAGGCATGCCAAGTCTTTACATCTCTGCAGCGAGGAAGTTCGTGAGGCTAGCCCTCCTATCAGCAATGTCAGTTCGCGTTCCACAAAATGTGACAGTATCGATGCAAACAAAAACCACAATAATAACGTGAAATTTAGCATAGGGAAGATGGAAAACCCTGCAGACATTCCTTGTCAGAATGGTCAGACTGAAGTATCATTGAGGTACAATCCACCAGTCGATAGTCTATCTTCTGCTGTGAATACATCAAATTGTAAAGAAGATGCACTGGAGAAGATTATGGTCGGTCCATATGTTTCCCACCAAGCTTTGCCAGAAGTAGATGAGCTTGAAGATGATTTGGAATACAGACATCTAGTGAAAGACTTATCAGGAAACATGAAAGGTAGTCAAATGGAGGCTTCGAAGGAGAGCGTGTCAGTTGCAACACCAGTAAATTATAGCAACGGAGCTGGTCCTTCCACCGATTTATATAATGGGGGATTAGAGGAACTTGAG cCTGCTGAACTTATGGCGCCACTCTCAAACGGAACCCCTTCTCCGCCTTTGGCTCAGAGAAAGCCGATCATCAG GTTGAATTTCACTTCATTGGCCAAAGCTGCCGGTAAAAGCTCATAA
- the LOC137709670 gene encoding T-complex protein 1 subunit delta, translated as MASPAVISQPRSSKTESYVDNKRKEDIRQANITAARAVADAVRTSLGPKGMDKMISTANGEVIITNDGATILNKMEVLQPAAKMLVELSKSQDAAAGDGTTTVVVIAGALLKQCQVLLSHGIHPTVISDSLYKASTKAVDVLTAMAVPVELTDRDSLVKSASTSLNSKVVSQYSTLLAPMAVDAVLSVVDPAKPEVVDLRDIRIVKKLGGTVDDTETVKGLVFDKKASHAAGGPTRMENAKIAVIQFQISPPKTDIEQSIVVSDYTQMDRILKEERNYILGMIKKIKATGCNVLLIQKSILRDAVTDLSLHYLAKAKILVIKDVERDEIEFITKTLNCLPIANIEHFRAEKLGYADLVEEVSLGDGKIVKITGIQNMGRTTTVLVRGSNQLVLDEAERSLHDALCVVRCLVSKRFLIAGGGAPEIELSRQLGAWAKVLQGMEGYCVKSFAEALEVVPYTLAENAGLNPISIVTELRNRHAQGEINTGINVRKGQITNILEENVVQPLLVSTSAITLAAECVRMILKIDDIVTVR; from the coding sequence ATGGCTTCCCCGGCAGTCATCTCCCAACCGCGCTCCTCCAAGACCGAGTCTTATGTCGATAACAAGCGCAAGGAGGACATCCGCCAGGCCAACATCACCGCCGCCCGCGCCGTCGCCGATGCCGTCCGAACCAGCCTGGGACCCAAGGGCATGGACAAGATGATCTCCACCGCCAACGGCGAGGTTATCATCACCAACGACGGCGCCACGATTCTTAACAAGATGGAGGTCCTCCAACCAGCCGCCAAGATGCTTGTCGAGCTTTCCAAGTCCCAGGACGCCGCCGCCGGCGACGGCACCACTACCGTCGTCGTCATTGCCGGCGCTCTCCTGAAACAGTGCCAGGTCCTTCTGTCCCACGGCATTCACCCGACTGTGATCTCCGACTCTCTCTACAAGGCTTCCACCAAAGCGGTCGACGTCTTGACCGCCATGGCCGTCCCCGTCGAGCTCACGGACCGTGATTCGCTTGTCAAGTCTGCAAGCACGTCGCTCAACAGCAAGGTCGTGAGCCAGTACTCGACTCTGCTCGCGCCGATGGCCGTGGACGCCGTGCTCTCCGTGGTGGACCCAGCGAAGCCAGAGGTGGTGGACCTGAGGGATATCAGGATCGTGAAGAAGCTTGGAGGAACCGTGGACGATACTGAGACGGTGAAGGGACTTGTTTTCGATAAGAAGGCGAGCCACGCTGCTGGTGGGCCGACGAGGATGGAGAACGCCAAGATTGCTGTGATTCAGTTCCAGATTTCGCCTCCAAAAACAGATATCGAGCAGAGCATTGTCGTCTCGGATTATACTCAGATGGATAGGATTTTGAAGGAAGAGAGGAATTACATTCTGGGTATGATTAAGAAGATCAAGGCGACCGGTTGCAACGTTTTGCTGATTCAGAAGAGTATTCTGAGAGATGCAGTTACTGATTTGTCCTTGCATTACTTGGCGAAAGCGAAGATCTTAGTGATCAAGGATGTGGAGAGAGATGAGATTGAGTTCATCACCAAGACTCTGAATTGCTTGCCCATTGCGAATATCGAGCATTTCCGGGCAGAGAAATTGGGTTATGCTGATCTGGTTGAGGAGGTTTCGCTTGGTGATGGGAAGATTGTGAAGATCACGGGGATTCAAAACATGGGTCGGACCACCACTGTGCTGGTTCGCGGGTCAAACCAGCTGGTGCTAGATGAGGCGGAGCGGAGCCTGCACGATGCTCTGTGTGTGGTGAGGTGTTTGGTGAGCAAAAGGTTTTTGATTGCAGGTGGCGGTGCACCGGAGATTGAGCTGTCGAGGCAGTTGGGGGCGTGGGCTAAGGTGCTGCAGGGGATGGAGGGTTATTGTGTGAAGTCGTTTGCTGAGGCGCTCGAGGTTGTTCCCTATACGCTGGCTGAGAATGCCGGGTTGAACCCAATTTCAATTGTGACTGAGCTGAGGAACCGGCACGCACAGGGAGAGATCAACACCGGGATTAATGTGAGGAAGGGGCAGATTACCAACATCTTGGAGGAGAATGTGGTGCAGCCATTGCTCGTCAGCACAAGTGCCATCACTCTGGCCGCCGAGTGTGTGCGGATGATTTTGAAGATCGATGACATAGTTACAGTAAGATAG
- the LOC137710640 gene encoding nuclear poly(A) polymerase 1-like isoform X2, whose product MLSEMSEVTELHPVPDAHVPVMKFKFSGVSIDLLYAQLALWVVPEDLDISQDSILQNADEQTVRSLNGCRVTDQILRLVPNIQSFRTTLRCMRLWAKHRGVYSNVTGFLGGINWAILVARICQLYPNALPNMLVSRFFRVYTQWRWPNPVMLCAIEDGSLRLQVWDPRRYIKDTYHLMPIITPAYPSMNSSYNVSASTLRIMLEEFQRGNEICEAMEANKADWDTLFEFYAFFEAYKNYLRIDISAENADDFRQWKGWVESRLRQLTLKIEKYTNDMLQCHPHPGDFSDRSRPFHSSFFMGLQRKQGVPVTEGKQFDIRGIVEEFKNAVNVYTLLKTGMAIRVSHVKRRNIPNFVFPGGVRPLRPSKVTWDSRRSSELKASGDAQAEKSCEGNGSDSGQKRKRVDDNLETDSRDAKSLRLCSGEGKADLDGSDSGQKRKRVDDNVETDSRHAKSLHLCSEEVREASPPISNVSSRSTKCDSIDANKNHNNNVKFSIGKMENPADIPCQNGQTEVSLRYNPPVDSLSSAVNTSNCKEDALEKIMVGPYVSHQALPEVDELEDDLEYRHLVKDLSGNMKGSQMEASKESVSVATPVNYSNGAGPSTDLYNGGLEELEPAELMAPLSNGTPSPPLAQRKPIIRLNFTSLAKAAGKSS is encoded by the exons ATGCTGTCTGAGATGTCTGAAGTGACAGAGTTGCATCCTGTTCCTGATGCTCACGTCCCTGTTATGAAATTCAAGTTCAGTGGGGTTTCAATAGATCTTCTTTATGCACAACTAGCACTTTGGGTTGTTCCTGAA GACTTGGATATATCACAAGACTCAATACTACAGAATGCAGATGAACAGACAGTTCGTAGTCTCAACGGCTGTAGAGTAACAGACCAAATTCTGCGTTTAGTCCCTAACATTCAG AGTTTCCGCACAACATTGAGATGCATGAGGTTATGGGCAAAGCATCGTGGTGTTTATTCAAAT GTTACAGGTTTTCTTGGTGGTATAAACTGGGCAATTCTTGTTGCTCGCATATGCCAACTTTACCCGAATGCACTGCCTAATATGCTAGTTTCTCGGTTCTTCAGGGTATATACTCAGTGGCGTTGGCCAAATCCAGTCATGCTTTGTGCTATTGAAGATGGGTCTCTTCGACTTCAGGTTTGGGATCCTAGAAGATATATAAAGGACACATATCATTTGATGCCTATAATTACTCCGGCTTATCCCAGCATGAACTCTAGTTACAATGTGTCTGCAAGTACTTTGCGTATCATGTTAGAGGAGTTTCAGAGGGGTAATGAAATTTGTGAG GCTATGGAAGCAAATAAGGCTGATTGGGATACCCTTTTTGAGTTTTATGCTTTCTTTGAAGCGTACAAGAATTATTTACGGATAGACATCAGTGCAGAAAATGCTGATGACTTTAGACAATGGAAAGGTTGGGTTGAGTCTCGTCTCCGTCAACTAACCCTGAAG ATTGAGAAGTACACAAATGACATGCTGCAGTGTCACCCACATCCAGGTGATTTTTCAGACAGATCGAGACCTTTTCATAGTTCTTTCTTTATGGGCCTGCAACGAAAACAAGGAGTTCCAGTCACTGAAGGCAAACAGTTTGACATAAGGGGAATTGTTGAGGAATTTAAGAATGCTGTCAACGTTTACACATTATTGAAGACTGGAATGGCGATCCGTGTATCCCATGTAAAACGCAGGAACATTCCTAATTTTGTGTTTCCTGGTGGTGTTCGACCTTTGCGCCCATCTAAAGTTACTTGGGACAGCAGGCGGAGTTCAGAACTGAAGGCTTCTGGTGATGCCCAAGCAGAGAAATCGTGTGAAGGAAATGGATCAGATAGTGGACAGAAGAGAAAGCGGGTGGATGATAATTTAGAGACTGACTCAAGGGATGCCAAGTCTTTACGTCTCTGCAGTGGGGAAGGTAAAGCTGATTTAGATGGATCAGACAGTGGACAGAAGAGAAAGCGGGTGGATGATAATGTAGAGACTGACTCAAGGCATGCCAAGTCTTTACATCTCTGCAGCGAGGAAGTTCGTGAGGCTAGCCCTCCTATCAGCAATGTCAGTTCGCGTTCCACAAAATGTGACAGTATCGATGCAAACAAAAACCACAATAATAACGTGAAATTTAGCATAGGGAAGATGGAAAACCCTGCAGACATTCCTTGTCAGAATGGTCAGACTGAAGTATCATTGAGGTACAATCCACCAGTCGATAGTCTATCTTCTGCTGTGAATACATCAAATTGTAAAGAAGATGCACTGGAGAAGATTATGGTCGGTCCATATGTTTCCCACCAAGCTTTGCCAGAAGTAGATGAGCTTGAAGATGATTTGGAATACAGACATCTAGTGAAAGACTTATCAGGAAACATGAAAGGTAGTCAAATGGAGGCTTCGAAGGAGAGCGTGTCAGTTGCAACACCAGTAAATTATAGCAACGGAGCTGGTCCTTCCACCGATTTATATAATGGGGGATTAGAGGAACTTGAG cCTGCTGAACTTATGGCGCCACTCTCAAACGGAACCCCTTCTCCGCCTTTGGCTCAGAGAAAGCCGATCATCAG GTTGAATTTCACTTCATTGGCCAAAGCTGCCGGTAAAAGCTCATAA
- the LOC137710243 gene encoding heavy metal-associated isoprenylated plant protein 33-like encodes MESRTYMTCGLKVDTKTGGWHKCLTKMLKKIQGASYNVDAEAGMAYISGKVDPRKLLRRLVKAGKEAEICWVRTGDQCTYYDGYGGEGNIQNGNGYYDHSYNYMDGYNGHYGQSSSYYPHGHYGHSSSYYPQATPYYY; translated from the exons ATGGAGTCTCGTACTTACATG ACTTGTGGATTGAAAGTGGATACCAAAACTGGTGGATGGCACAAGTGCTTGACGAAAATGCTGAAAAAGATCCAAG GAGCATCATACAATGTAGATGCAGAAGCAGGTATGGCATATATTTCTGGGAAAGTAGACCCCAGAAAGTTACTGAGAAGGCTAGTGAAGGCCGGGAAAGAAGCCGAAATCTGCTGGGTCAGGACGGGAGATCAATGTACCTACTATGACGGATATGGCGGCGAGGGTAATATTCAAAATGGCAATGGTTATTATGATCATTCATATAATTATATGGATGGTTATAATGGTCATTATGGACAGAGTTCATCATACTACCCACACGGCCATTATGGACACAGTTCATCGTACTATCCCCAGGCGACGCCGTATTACTATTGA
- the LOC137711669 gene encoding uncharacterized protein isoform X2 encodes MRDMGLDSLSLNYYLVPAGLFVLGIYHVWLLITVLCNPSRTVIGLNAVVRTQWIFSMMTDPSKNGVLMVQTLRNNIMASSLLATAAITLSSVISVFVSTSSSSESTSTQKLSSLPLSSIKYFCVLLCFLVGFICNVLATRYFAHTSFLATLPVWTDKTDYVEYVAITLNRGSYFWSFGLRAFYLSIPMFLWIFGPIAMFVCCCLMSSALYFLDTTTSSTQLVLGSSLKEERERTNDVESIVQSSENSGREDFNHLRFPLLTADSASAS; translated from the exons AtgagggatatgggattggatagcttaagcTTGAACTATTATCTGGTGCCGGCGGGACTGTTTGTGCTGGGAATATACCACGTTTGGCTACTCATCACAGTGCTATGCAATCCCTCACGAACTGTCATTGGCCTCAATGCTGTGGTTCGCACGCAATGGATCTTCTCCATGATGACT GACCCCTCGAAGAATGGAGTTTTGATGGTACAAACATTGCGCAACAACATAATGGCGTCTTCCCTTTTGGCAACAGCAGCAATCACTCTTTCTTCGGTAATCAGCGTATTCGTGAGCACCAGTTCGAGCTCCGAAAGCacttcaacacaaaaactttcctctctccctctctcttcaaTCAAGTACTTCTGCGTTTTACTGTGTTTTCTCGTTGGATTTATCTGCAATGTGCTGGCCACTAGATACTTTGCTCATACCAGCTTCTTGGCTACCCTGCCAGTATGGACAGACAAAACAGACTACGTTGAATATGTTGCGATAACTTTGAATCGAGGAAGTTACTTTTGGTCCTTCGGATTGCGGGCGTTTTACCTCTCAATTCCCATGTTTCTTTGGATCTTTGGGCCAATTGCCATGTTTGTCTGTTGCTGCCTTATGTCAAGTGCCCTCTATTTCTTGGACACTACCACCAGTTCAACACAACTTGTTCTCGGCTCTTCACTCaaagaagaaagggagagaacCAATGATGTGGAATCAATTGTTCAATCATC GGAAAACTCGGGCCGTGAGGACTTTAATCACCTTCGCTTCCCCCTACTTACTGCCGATTCAGCTTCTGCCTCTTAA
- the LOC137709671 gene encoding probable protein phosphatase 2C 8, whose product MTETETANPVPTNESAREEAEAASKQKNKREGDSSNAISVAKKSKTEEDEDPEVDMSKREMGFEIEADAAEHKGLRHAMEDGWVVLLEAAGEDFPGNLRCAHFAVYDGHGGRLAAEYAQKHLNTNVLSAGLPRELLDIKAAKKAILDGFRKTDESLLRESAAGGWQDGATAVCVWILGKTVFVANIGDAKAVVARSSPAEGLQNGSNEACPLKAIVLTREHKAIYAQERARIQKAGGNVSSNGRLQGRLEVSRAFGDRQFKKVGVIATPDVHSFDLTEREHFIILGCDGLWGVIGPSDAVDFVQKLLKEGLPVATISRRLVKEAVRERRCKDNCTAIIIAFRHK is encoded by the exons ATGACTGAAACCGAAACCGCCAATCCAGTCCCGACGAACGAGAGTGCAAGAGAGGAGGCGGAGGCCGCGTCAAAGCAAAAGAACAAGCGGGAAGGCGATTCCAGCAATGCTATTTCAGTTGCCAAGAAGTCAAAAacggaagaagatgaagacccAGAAGTTGATATGAGCAAAAGGGAAATGGGTTTTGAAATCGAGGCCGATGCGGCGGAGCATAAGGGGCTGAGGCACGCCATGGAGGACGGTTGGGTTGTGCTCTTGGAAGCCGCCGGCGAGGATTTTCCCGGAAATTTGAG ATGTGCGCATTTTGCAGTTTATGATGGGCATGGAGGTCGATTGGCTGCGGAGTATGCTCAGAAGCATCTGAACACGAATGTGCTTTCGGCCGGATTACCACGTGAGTTG TTGGATATAAAAGCAGCCAAGAAAGCCATACTTGACG GTTTTCGGAAAACTGATGAGTCTCTTCTTCGAGAAAGTGCTGCAG GGGGGTGGCAGGATGGTGCTACAGCTGTATGTGTTTGGATATTAGGAAAAACT GTTTTTGTTGCTAACATTGGGGATGCAAAAGCAGTGGTAGCAAGATCATCTCCTGCTGAGGGGTTGCAAAATGGTTCTAATGAAGCGTGTCCCCTGAAGGCGATTGTTTTGACAAGGGAACACAAAGCCATCTATGCACAGGAGCGTGCTCGTATTCAGAAG GCTGGTGGCAATGTGAGTTCAAATGGACGACTACAGGGGCGCCTTGAAGTTTCTAGGGCCTTTGGAGATCGCCAGTTCAAAAAG GTGGGTGTTATTGCAACCCCAGATGTTCATTCTTTTGACCTTACAGAAAGAGAGCACTTCATAATTCTTGGTTGCGACGGCCTCTGGGGG GTAATTGGACCAAGTGATGCCGTTGATTTTGTTCAGAAACTGTTGAAG GAGGGACTACCTGTTGCAACTATAAGCCGTCGTCTTGTAAAAGAAGCTGTGCGAGAGAGGCGCTGTAAAGATAACTGCACTGCGATCATAATCGCGTTCAGGCACAAGTAG
- the LOC137709672 gene encoding uncharacterized protein: MEVEQVDYVLVPLGLLVLGAYHVWLLITIHRHPIRTVVGLNAQSRHQWVLSIMSDPLKNGVLAVQTIRNNIMASTLLATTAITLSSLIGVFVSTTSDSGNTASRLVYGNKSPILSSVKYFSILLCFLVAFLLNVQSIRYYAHVSFLATVPTWKGQKDYLEYVARNLNRGSYFWSLGLRAFYLSFPLFLWIFGPIPMFVCCCIMSFVLYFLDTTTSFTRHLHTNSIRGTDDVESVG; the protein is encoded by the exons aTGGAAGTGGAGCAGGTGGACTATGTGCTAGTGCCGCTGGGTCTGCTGGTGCTGGGTGCATACCACGTATGGCTGCTGATCACCATCCACCGCCATCCTATTCGAACTGTCGTTGGCCTGAACGCGCAGTCTCGCCACCAATGGGTCTTATCCATCATGTCT GACCCCTTGAAGAATGGTGTTTTGGCTGTTCAAACGATACGCAACAACATAATGGCGTCTACGCTGTTGGCAACAACAGCCATCACTCTCAGTTCTCTCATCGGCGTATTTGTCAGCACTACATCGGACTCCGGCAACACAGCATCCAGACTAGTTTACGGGAACAAGAGTCCGATTCTCTCTTCGGTCAAGTACTTTTCCATCTTGCTTTGCTTTCTCGTTGCCTTTCTCCTGAATGTGCAGTCCATTAGATACTACGCACATGTTAGCTTCTTAGCCACCGTGCCCACATGGAAAGGCCAGAAGGATTACCTCGAGTACGTTGCGCGAAACTTGAATCGCGGAAGCTATTTTTGGTCCCTCGGATTGCGAGCATTCTACCTCTCGTTCCCACTCTTCCTCTGGATATTTGGTCCCATCCCCATGTTTGTGTGCTGCTGCATTATGTCGTTTGTTCTGTATTTCTTGGACACAACCACCAGTTTTACTAGACATCTTCACACTAATTCCATCCGAGGAACCGATGATGTCGAATCGGTTGGATAA
- the LOC137711669 gene encoding uncharacterized protein isoform X1: MRDMGLDSLSLNYYLVPAGLFVLGIYHVWLLITVLCNPSRTVIGLNAVVRTQWIFSMMTDPSKNGVLMVQTLRNNIMASSLLATAAITLSSVISVFVSTSSSSESTSTQKLSSLPLSSIKYFCVLLCFLVGFICNVLATRYFAHTSFLATLPVWTDKTDYVEYVAITLNRGSYFWSFGLRAFYLSIPMFLWIFGPIAMFVCCCLMSSALYFLDTTTSSTQLVLGSSLKEERERTNDVESIVQSSCCSKFSGKTRAVRTLITFASPYLLPIQLLPLNVARQSAICFRCWLLSVSFSRLYEHCVGLKVRLYVFARQKGAIFWF, encoded by the exons AtgagggatatgggattggatagcttaagcTTGAACTATTATCTGGTGCCGGCGGGACTGTTTGTGCTGGGAATATACCACGTTTGGCTACTCATCACAGTGCTATGCAATCCCTCACGAACTGTCATTGGCCTCAATGCTGTGGTTCGCACGCAATGGATCTTCTCCATGATGACT GACCCCTCGAAGAATGGAGTTTTGATGGTACAAACATTGCGCAACAACATAATGGCGTCTTCCCTTTTGGCAACAGCAGCAATCACTCTTTCTTCGGTAATCAGCGTATTCGTGAGCACCAGTTCGAGCTCCGAAAGCacttcaacacaaaaactttcctctctccctctctcttcaaTCAAGTACTTCTGCGTTTTACTGTGTTTTCTCGTTGGATTTATCTGCAATGTGCTGGCCACTAGATACTTTGCTCATACCAGCTTCTTGGCTACCCTGCCAGTATGGACAGACAAAACAGACTACGTTGAATATGTTGCGATAACTTTGAATCGAGGAAGTTACTTTTGGTCCTTCGGATTGCGGGCGTTTTACCTCTCAATTCCCATGTTTCTTTGGATCTTTGGGCCAATTGCCATGTTTGTCTGTTGCTGCCTTATGTCAAGTGCCCTCTATTTCTTGGACACTACCACCAGTTCAACACAACTTGTTCTCGGCTCTTCACTCaaagaagaaagggagagaacCAATGATGTGGAATCAATTGTTCAATCATC GTGCTGTTCCAAATTCTCAGGGAAAACTCGGGCCGTGAGGACTTTAATCACCTTCGCTTCCCCCTACTTACTGCCGATTCAGCTTCTGCCTCTTAATGTTGCCAGACAGTCTGCAATATGTTTCCGTTGCTGGTTGCTAAGTGTTTCCTTCTCTCGTCTCTACGAGCATTGCGTAGGCTTGAAGGTTCGCCTTTATGTTTTCGCTCGGCAAAAAGGTGCTATCTTCTGGTTCTAA